Proteins found in one Acinetobacter sp. XH1741 genomic segment:
- a CDS encoding AraC family transcriptional regulator ligand-binding domain-containing protein, with amino-acid sequence MPQLKNYTGSVYGGLGHLLKAYCEANELAIPKQLEQIQNLERFDYVIWRDLLEVIYKLNPKPGLGLEIAKYVQPKHLGIIAYLALSCDNLGEALIRYHDFHRLIYDGSPLVVELYGEHGSIRWEATELHPTQLTDEIAIALVIQFLRLFMSHEDVHLHEVRFLNAAPKNIRVYEQYFQCPVRFSQPRTELLIPITEINKPLSSADHTLQQLLVQQAQALLEQLPNSTQLDQRLQHSILTGLQKNQYQIEYIATQLGLSVRQLQRHLQQQNTTFQERVQQVRFMLATEYLKDPHLSLQEIALLLCYSEQSAFQRAFKHWTDQTPQQWRDQFLDNK; translated from the coding sequence ATGCCACAACTAAAAAATTATACAGGCTCGGTATATGGAGGGCTGGGACATCTATTAAAAGCATATTGCGAAGCGAATGAATTAGCTATTCCTAAACAATTAGAACAAATTCAAAATCTGGAACGCTTTGACTATGTCATTTGGCGTGACTTGTTAGAAGTGATTTATAAACTGAACCCGAAGCCGGGATTAGGCCTCGAAATTGCCAAATATGTACAACCCAAACACTTAGGCATTATTGCCTACCTCGCACTCTCTTGCGATAACTTAGGTGAAGCTCTAATTCGTTATCATGACTTTCACCGTCTGATTTATGACGGAAGCCCTTTAGTGGTTGAGCTATATGGAGAGCATGGTTCTATTCGCTGGGAAGCGACAGAGCTGCACCCTACCCAGCTTACCGACGAAATTGCAATTGCTCTGGTGATTCAATTCTTACGTCTTTTTATGTCTCATGAAGATGTACATTTACACGAAGTCCGCTTTTTAAATGCCGCCCCTAAAAATATCAGGGTGTATGAACAATACTTCCAATGTCCTGTTCGTTTTAGTCAGCCTCGTACAGAGCTGCTTATTCCCATTACCGAAATTAATAAACCACTGAGCAGCGCGGACCACACATTACAACAGCTATTGGTTCAGCAAGCACAAGCGCTTTTAGAACAATTACCAAATTCAACCCAACTTGATCAGCGTTTACAGCACTCCATTTTAACTGGCTTACAAAAGAACCAGTATCAAATTGAATATATTGCAACACAGTTAGGACTTTCTGTTCGACAGCTCCAGCGTCATTTACAACAACAAAACACCACCTTTCAGGAGCGCGTTCAGCAAGTACGCTTTATGCTCGCCACCGAATATTTAAAAGATCCGCATTTGAGCCTACAAGAAATTGCGCTCTTACTCTGTTATTCAGAACAAAGTGCCTTTCAAAGAGCATTCAAGCATTGGACTGATCAAACGCCACAACAATGGAGAGATCAGTTTTTAGACAATAAATAA
- the aqpZ gene encoding aquaporin Z, whose product MNKYFAEFLGTFWLVFGGCGSAVLAAAFPELGIGFAGVALAFGLTVLTGAYALGHISGGHFNPAVSVGLWVGGRFDVKDLIPYIVAQVVGATAAAFVLYIIAQGQAGFTGVGGFASNGFGDLSPNKFGLGSAFIIEVVLTAFFLIVILGSTHGRAPAGFAPIAIGLALTLIHLISIPVTNTSVNPARSTGVAFFAQTGALSQLWLFWVAPILGAVIGAIIYKVVAGDKD is encoded by the coding sequence ATGAATAAATATTTTGCTGAATTTCTAGGTACGTTTTGGCTAGTCTTTGGTGGTTGTGGTAGCGCAGTATTAGCCGCAGCTTTCCCTGAACTTGGTATTGGCTTTGCAGGTGTAGCCCTTGCCTTTGGTTTAACCGTACTCACTGGTGCTTATGCTCTCGGGCATATCTCTGGTGGACATTTTAACCCCGCGGTCAGTGTCGGTCTTTGGGTCGGCGGCCGTTTTGATGTTAAAGATTTGATTCCTTATATTGTGGCACAAGTGGTCGGCGCGACTGCTGCTGCATTTGTTCTTTATATTATCGCTCAAGGTCAAGCTGGCTTTACTGGTGTGGGCGGTTTTGCTTCAAATGGTTTTGGTGATTTGTCGCCAAACAAATTTGGCTTAGGTTCTGCTTTTATTATTGAAGTAGTACTTACTGCGTTCTTCTTAATCGTTATTTTAGGATCAACACATGGTCGTGCGCCTGCTGGCTTTGCACCTATTGCGATTGGTCTTGCATTAACGCTTATTCACTTAATCAGTATTCCGGTTACAAATACTTCGGTAAACCCTGCACGTAGTACAGGTGTTGCATTCTTTGCTCAAACTGGTGCTTTAAGTCAGTTATGGTTGTTCTGGGTAGCACCGATTTTAGGCGCTGTGATTGGTGCGATTATTTATAAGGTAGTTGCTGGAGATAAGGATTAA